In a genomic window of Candidatus Woesearchaeota archaeon:
- a CDS encoding GH3 auxin-responsive promoter family protein: MNLKKLILFLNIYQTYLYFVKNRPFLKLLDRPRIIQDNLFEEIILKNKNSQFGKDNHFKDIISIKDYKNQVSINTYEDLEKYIEKTKLGIQNSIISNKSLFFAITSGTTDKPKFIPETKKTIKSLQNSWNVWTSQTYLLSPKTFSLLGAIHGFSSKSYEGRTKGKIPFGSVSALIHDKQLFIIKKMYCVPDEVLEVEDYELRYYLIIIFILKRNLTLLISPNPSNLLVLAKKLNKHYDELIEDLENNTIISLIDNKTINKEIKNKIFESYTDRKKNLKIANRLKKIKKGKTIIYPKDVFTNLQTIGCWKGGSVGIYIEKLPKYFGNDVLIHEIGYMASEGRFSIPTSYSKKGEGVLEITSNFYEFIEVKDYDKNKLETKLVDELEIGKKYYIIITNRSGLYRYFMDDIVEVVNYYKKTPQIRFVQKGKYFSNLTGEKISEWEIIKIIEKTFNPHSYQTFFAIANIKHETPHYELYIEFNKEYSQKEFDELENKLDNKLKQINIEYESKRKSQRLNKIKIKKLPENFISLAKKEFSKNTSNDTQTKIPKLIVLEKDKKTLEDMKII, from the coding sequence ATGAATCTTAAAAAACTTATTTTATTTTTAAATATATATCAAACTTATCTATATTTTGTAAAGAATAGACCTTTCTTAAAACTATTAGATAGGCCTAGAATTATCCAAGATAATTTATTTGAAGAAATAATTTTAAAAAATAAAAATTCACAATTTGGAAAAGATAATCATTTCAAAGATATAATTTCAATTAAAGATTACAAAAACCAAGTAAGTATTAATACTTATGAAGATTTAGAAAAATATATTGAAAAAACAAAATTAGGCATTCAAAATTCAATTATCTCAAATAAGTCCTTATTCTTTGCAATTACTTCAGGTACAACAGATAAACCTAAATTTATTCCTGAGACCAAAAAAACAATCAAATCACTTCAAAATTCATGGAATGTTTGGACATCACAAACATATTTACTCTCACCTAAGACATTTTCATTACTAGGAGCAATCCATGGTTTTTCTTCTAAATCTTATGAGGGAAGAACAAAAGGTAAAATTCCATTCGGGAGTGTTAGTGCTTTAATTCATGATAAACAATTATTCATAATAAAAAAAATGTATTGTGTTCCAGATGAAGTACTTGAAGTTGAAGATTATGAACTAAGGTACTACTTAATTATTATATTCATATTAAAGAGAAATTTAACACTTTTAATATCTCCTAATCCAAGTAATTTGTTAGTTCTTGCAAAAAAACTCAATAAACATTACGATGAATTAATTGAGGACTTAGAAAATAATACAATAATTAGTTTAATTGATAATAAGACTATAAATAAAGAAATTAAAAACAAAATTTTTGAATCTTACACAGATAGAAAAAAAAACCTTAAAATTGCAAATAGGTTAAAAAAAATCAAAAAAGGCAAAACTATAATCTATCCTAAAGATGTTTTTACTAATCTTCAAACAATTGGATGTTGGAAAGGGGGAAGTGTAGGAATTTATATTGAAAAACTTCCAAAATATTTTGGTAATGATGTATTAATTCATGAAATTGGATATATGGCATCTGAGGGTAGGTTTAGTATTCCAACTTCATATTCAAAGAAAGGGGAAGGAGTTTTAGAAATAACTTCAAATTTTTACGAATTTATAGAAGTGAAAGATTATGATAAAAATAAACTAGAAACAAAATTAGTCGATGAATTAGAAATAGGAAAGAAATATTACATAATAATCACAAACAGAAGTGGATTATATCGATACTTTATGGATGACATTGTAGAAGTAGTCAATTATTACAAAAAAACACCTCAAATTCGTTTTGTACAAAAAGGAAAATATTTTTCAAACTTAACTGGCGAGAAGATAAGTGAATGGGAAATAATTAAAATAATTGAGAAAACATTTAATCCTCATTCTTATCAAACATTCTTTGCTATTGCAAATATTAAACACGAAACTCCACATTACGAATTATATATTGAATTCAATAAAGAATACTCGCAGAAAGAATTTGATGAATTAGAAAACAAATTAGATAATAAATTAAAACAAATAAATATAGAGTACGAATCAAAAAGAAAATCCCAAAGATTAAATAAAATAAAAATAAAGAAACTTCCTGAAAATTTCATATCACTTGCTAAAAAGGAGTTTTCAAAAAATACTTCAAACGATACTCAAACTAAAATACCTAAATTAATTGTTTTAGAAAAAGATAAAAAAACATTAGAAGATATGAAAATTATTTAG
- a CDS encoding HD domain-containing protein gives MDNNTVPMDIEGGYCKKGLEDITEHIISSIFVGEENLNSLENVVNIWKWAKKNKISKEVFFKEVPDFYEELTTKRILSKNVPEEYRKNSNIFSKKKCFVPYNHVLQIFNNVEEELSGDSFKFFQAGIESFENSLKNKILPLFFKRDLCALFQTAVGVNSQYNRNKYFKYTTEIQEDKSIRGKLEVTPEKGIAHPKNIIYYNWGHYYALMKKFMDPNKFEQEHTNNFRLYQLKDKDNSELIQRLSFELNENTGGFTIEADYNYNGERWFDKYSPVSILKNKSKKVLEEHLSEMQNHQKKIQNEIDSRTNIIKECEREFKDKDPEAAFHSLRLGHMMSKVGIQLGFSQKQLYVATVGSRLHDIGKYLIPNEIKNLPRRFTREERSFMEAHTLLGAYVLLEKGVEEEIVQMALFHHEAINGKGYPLKITKEVMGVENLLIQILDKIEAQYSSRVYRSSDLDASDVTTNINEDKYRGDLNPDLTDFMLNQSWPTLIKSGTVPLNYRFETKEKYSQLMEKEIGYVKGHHKDFDVTIPISISNLLEEYKSPVIFDKQTLKTRIKEEISRTYHEKIETTEYKSLFKKIIPESMFKDDNEFESFYLGEDRRDLTKSSQRLENKLKIAR, from the coding sequence ATGGATAATAATACGGTCCCTATGGATATTGAAGGAGGATATTGTAAAAAAGGACTCGAAGATATTACTGAACATATTATATCTTCAATATTTGTAGGAGAAGAGAATTTAAATTCACTAGAAAATGTTGTAAATATATGGAAATGGGCAAAAAAGAATAAAATATCTAAAGAAGTATTTTTTAAAGAAGTTCCAGATTTTTATGAAGAATTAACTACAAAAAGAATATTAAGTAAAAATGTTCCTGAAGAATATAGAAAAAATTCAAATATTTTCTCAAAAAAAAAATGTTTTGTACCATACAATCATGTTCTTCAAATATTTAATAATGTAGAAGAAGAATTATCTGGAGACTCATTTAAATTTTTCCAAGCAGGAATAGAATCATTTGAAAATTCATTAAAAAATAAGATATTACCATTATTCTTCAAAAGAGATTTATGTGCATTATTTCAAACTGCTGTAGGAGTTAATTCTCAATACAATAGAAATAAATATTTCAAATATACAACTGAAATTCAAGAAGATAAATCAATTAGAGGTAAATTAGAAGTAACCCCTGAAAAAGGGATTGCACATCCAAAAAATATTATTTATTATAATTGGGGTCATTATTATGCTTTAATGAAAAAATTCATGGATCCAAATAAGTTTGAACAAGAACATACCAATAATTTTAGATTATATCAATTAAAGGATAAAGATAATTCGGAGTTAATTCAAAGGTTATCTTTTGAATTAAATGAAAATACTGGTGGATTCACAATTGAAGCTGATTATAATTATAATGGTGAGAGATGGTTTGACAAATATTCACCTGTTTCTATCCTAAAGAATAAATCCAAAAAAGTTCTTGAAGAACATTTAAGTGAAATGCAAAATCATCAAAAAAAAATTCAAAATGAGATTGATAGTAGAACTAATATAATTAAAGAATGTGAAAGAGAATTTAAAGATAAAGACCCTGAAGCTGCTTTTCATTCATTAAGATTAGGTCATATGATGAGCAAAGTAGGAATTCAATTAGGATTTTCACAAAAACAACTTTATGTAGCAACAGTTGGTTCAAGATTACATGATATAGGCAAATATTTAATCCCTAATGAAATTAAAAATTTACCAAGAAGATTTACAAGAGAAGAAAGAAGTTTTATGGAAGCTCATACATTACTAGGTGCTTATGTTTTATTAGAAAAAGGGGTAGAAGAAGAGATTGTGCAGATGGCATTATTTCATCATGAAGCAATAAATGGAAAAGGATATCCATTAAAAATAACAAAAGAAGTAATGGGAGTTGAAAATCTTTTAATACAAATACTTGACAAAATTGAAGCACAATATTCATCAAGAGTATACAGAAGTTCAGATTTAGATGCAAGTGATGTTACAACAAATATTAACGAAGATAAATATAGGGGTGATTTAAATCCTGATTTGACTGATTTCATGTTAAATCAATCCTGGCCAACTTTAATTAAAAGTGGAACTGTCCCACTTAATTATAGATTTGAAACAAAAGAAAAATACTCACAATTAATGGAGAAAGAAATAGGTTATGTTAAAGGACACCACAAAGATTTTGATGTTACAATTCCAATTTCAATATCAAATCTACTTGAAGAATACAAATCTCCAGTAATTTTTGATAAACAAACATTAAAGACTAGAATTAAAGAAGAAATTAGTAGAACCTATCATGAGAAAATAGAGACTACAGAATATAAATCCTTATTTAAAAAAATCATCCCAGAAAGTATGTTTAAAGATGATAACGAATTTGAATCTTTTTATTTAGGAGAAGATAGAAGAGATTTAACAAAATCAAGTCAAAGATTAGAAAATAAATTAAAAATAGCAAGATAA